A genomic window from Streptomyces sp. MST-110588 includes:
- a CDS encoding glycoside hydrolase family 2 TIM barrel-domain containing protein: MTGTQPQPSLLPPTSRNLPYYEDFSPGSGCLPPRAWYARTSVRRLPLHGTWRFRLSARADAEDGSFARPDFDDSGWDELRVPGHWVLQGEWNERGEGGGEREGSEAGGKHGQEGSYGREPGPPGHGFGSPAYTNTGYPFPVDPPRTPDENPTGDHRHVFDLPGEWPPGPAVLHFGGVESCARVWLNGRELGHFKGSRLPHEFEVGHLLRPRRNVLAVRVHQWSSGSYLEDQDQWWLPGIFRNVSLHQRPEGAVRDYFVHASYDHVTGQGTLRVDCEPAGRVTVPELGLDLATGHSATVPVQAWTAETPRLYDGELATSGERVPLRIGFRSVRVEDGLLKVNGRRILIRGVNRHEFHPRHGRTLGPETIRRDLLLMKRHNINAVRTSHYPPHPAFLDLCDELGLWVLEECDLETHGFEQQGWRDNPVDDPRWTPALLDRARRMVERDKNHPSVIMWSLGNECGTGRGLSAMAAWIRDRDPSRPLHYEGDPSCADTDVYSRMYAPHAEVERIGRRTEAPLADPVADARRRALPFILCEYAHAMGNGPGGLSEYQRLFETYERCQGGFVWEWIDHGLLRRTAGGELFHAYGGDFGEELHDGNFVCDGLVFPDRTPSPGLTEYKKVIEPVRIEGGSAAGNGTRRTGTATTGTAGNGTTKTGVTKTGTEVEPGTVRITNGQDFADLSPFAFRWSYEAEGEVLAEGTLAVPPLAPGRSAEVELPKPPAADGPGRETLWTVRAVLAEATAWADAGHEVAWGQFPAYVPPSADSAAAALTGSAVPASAAPPTGPGPHSASPSRKPRQEPPATACPRRGEGNVIVLGPGTFDATTGVLGYLDGIQLAGPRLDVWRAPTDNDEGAPWQPETRCAPEWRRIGLHRMRHRVDAVECGPASLVVRSRVAPAATDLALRTLYRWTADGPRLRLEVSVEPEGEWPCPLPRLGVRMGVCGSLGIAEWYGGGPGEAYPDTRAAARLGRWSMPVDALQTPYVRPQENGARCDVRWAELTRTDRSGLRVEGDPAFFLTARRWTTEELDAARHTTDLVPGDRIWLHLDHAQHGIGSQSCGPGVLEPYRLRAAPARFSFVFRSVAGVRSGSGTQPVHGTPTMSDD, from the coding sequence TTGACCGGCACGCAGCCCCAGCCGTCACTCCTGCCACCAACGTCCCGCAATCTCCCCTATTACGAGGACTTCTCGCCCGGCAGCGGGTGTCTGCCGCCGCGCGCCTGGTATGCACGTACGAGCGTCAGGCGGCTCCCGTTGCACGGGACATGGCGCTTTCGGCTGTCCGCGCGGGCGGATGCCGAGGACGGTTCCTTCGCGCGGCCCGACTTCGACGACTCGGGCTGGGACGAACTGCGGGTGCCCGGACACTGGGTGTTACAGGGGGAATGGAATGAAAGAGGGGAAGGAGGGGGAGAAAGGGAAGGAAGCGAGGCAGGAGGGAAGCACGGGCAGGAGGGGTCGTACGGCCGAGAGCCGGGACCGCCGGGGCACGGGTTCGGCTCGCCCGCGTACACCAACACCGGCTACCCCTTCCCCGTCGATCCCCCGCGGACCCCCGACGAGAATCCCACCGGCGACCACCGCCATGTCTTCGACCTGCCCGGCGAGTGGCCGCCCGGCCCGGCGGTACTGCACTTCGGCGGTGTGGAATCGTGCGCCCGTGTCTGGCTCAACGGGCGGGAACTGGGGCACTTCAAAGGGAGCCGGCTGCCTCATGAGTTCGAGGTCGGCCATCTGCTGCGCCCACGCCGTAACGTACTGGCGGTGCGCGTCCATCAATGGTCCTCGGGCAGTTACCTGGAGGACCAGGACCAGTGGTGGCTGCCCGGCATCTTCCGAAACGTTTCACTCCACCAGCGGCCCGAAGGCGCCGTCCGCGACTACTTCGTGCACGCCTCCTACGACCACGTCACCGGCCAGGGCACCTTACGGGTGGACTGCGAGCCGGCCGGCCGCGTCACCGTCCCGGAACTCGGTCTGGACCTGGCGACGGGCCACAGCGCGACCGTCCCCGTACAGGCGTGGACCGCCGAGACACCGCGTCTGTACGACGGCGAACTGGCCACCTCCGGCGAGCGCGTACCGCTGCGCATCGGCTTCCGCAGCGTCCGCGTCGAGGACGGCCTGCTGAAGGTCAACGGCCGCCGCATCCTGATCCGCGGGGTCAACCGCCACGAGTTCCACCCGCGTCACGGCCGCACCCTGGGCCCCGAGACCATCCGCCGCGATCTGCTGCTGATGAAGCGGCACAACATCAACGCGGTCCGCACCAGCCATTATCCGCCGCACCCGGCCTTCCTCGACCTGTGCGACGAGCTGGGGCTGTGGGTTCTGGAGGAGTGCGACCTGGAGACCCATGGCTTCGAGCAGCAGGGCTGGCGGGACAACCCAGTGGACGATCCGCGCTGGACGCCCGCGTTGCTGGACCGCGCCCGCCGCATGGTGGAACGCGACAAGAACCATCCCAGCGTCATCATGTGGTCGCTGGGCAACGAGTGCGGCACCGGCCGCGGTCTGTCGGCCATGGCCGCCTGGATACGGGACCGTGACCCGTCCCGCCCGCTGCACTACGAGGGCGACCCGAGCTGCGCGGACACCGACGTCTACTCCCGTATGTACGCCCCGCACGCGGAGGTCGAGCGGATCGGCCGGCGCACCGAGGCGCCCCTGGCGGACCCCGTGGCGGACGCCCGGCGCCGCGCCCTGCCCTTCATCCTGTGCGAGTACGCGCACGCCATGGGCAACGGCCCCGGCGGTCTGAGCGAGTACCAGCGGCTCTTCGAGACGTACGAGCGCTGCCAGGGCGGCTTCGTATGGGAGTGGATCGACCACGGACTGCTGCGGCGGACCGCCGGCGGCGAGCTGTTCCACGCCTACGGGGGCGACTTCGGCGAAGAACTGCACGACGGCAACTTCGTCTGCGACGGGCTGGTCTTCCCCGACCGCACGCCCTCTCCCGGGCTGACCGAGTACAAGAAGGTGATCGAGCCGGTCCGCATCGAGGGCGGCAGCGCGGCGGGGAACGGCACGAGGAGGACCGGCACGGCGACGACCGGCACAGCGGGGAACGGCACGACGAAGACCGGCGTGACGAAGACCGGCACGGAGGTGGAACCCGGTACGGTCCGTATCACCAACGGCCAGGATTTCGCGGACCTTTCCCCGTTCGCCTTCCGCTGGTCCTATGAGGCGGAAGGCGAGGTCCTGGCGGAAGGAACGCTGGCGGTACCGCCGCTGGCACCGGGCCGGTCCGCCGAGGTGGAGCTGCCGAAGCCGCCCGCTGCCGACGGGCCGGGCCGCGAGACGCTGTGGACCGTACGGGCCGTGCTCGCCGAGGCCACGGCCTGGGCGGACGCGGGCCATGAGGTCGCCTGGGGCCAGTTCCCCGCATACGTACCCCCATCGGCGGATTCGGCGGCGGCTGCGTTGACGGGCTCGGCAGTGCCGGCGTCGGCCGCCCCGCCGACTGGTCCAGGGCCTCATTCCGCCTCGCCGTCCCGGAAACCGCGCCAGGAGCCCCCCGCGACCGCCTGCCCCCGGCGCGGCGAGGGCAATGTCATCGTCCTGGGCCCGGGAACCTTCGACGCCACGACCGGCGTCCTGGGCTATCTCGACGGCATCCAGCTCGCCGGCCCCCGGCTGGATGTGTGGCGGGCGCCCACCGACAACGACGAGGGTGCGCCCTGGCAGCCGGAGACTCGCTGCGCCCCTGAGTGGCGGCGGATCGGCCTGCACCGTATGCGGCACCGTGTCGACGCGGTGGAGTGCGGCCCCGCGTCCCTGGTCGTACGGTCCCGGGTGGCGCCGGCCGCGACGGACCTCGCCCTGCGCACCCTCTACCGCTGGACGGCGGACGGCCCCCGGCTGCGCCTGGAGGTGTCCGTGGAGCCGGAGGGCGAGTGGCCCTGCCCGTTGCCGCGGCTCGGTGTGCGGATGGGGGTGTGCGGCAGCCTGGGGATCGCCGAGTGGTACGGCGGCGGGCCGGGTGAGGCGTATCCCGACACCCGGGCCGCCGCGCGTCTGGGACGGTGGTCGATGCCGGTGGACGCGCTGCAGACGCCCTATGTACGGCCGCAGGAGAACGGGGCGCGGTGCGATGTACGGTGGGCCGAACTGACCCGTACGGACCGGTCGGGCCTGCGTGTCGAGGGTGATCCCGCCTTCTTCCTCACCGCTCGCCGCTGGACGACCGAGGAACTGGACGCGGCCCGGCACACCACCGATCTGGTCCCCGGCGATCGCATATGGCTCCATCTCGATCACGCTCAGCACGGCATCGGCAGTCAGTCGTGCGGGCCCGGCGTCCTTGAGCCTTACCGGCTCCGGGCGGCGCCGGCGCGATTCTCCTTCGTCTTCCGGTCGGTTGCGGGTGTCCGGTCCGGATCCGGTACGCAACCGGTCCATGGCACCCCGACGATGTCCGACGACTGA
- a CDS encoding transporter substrate-binding domain-containing protein, protein MSLRSSRLPFPAGPTASIVVVALAAIALAGCSSTKTSGSGGKGVALVEPGKLKNCAQLPYEPFEVSKGGKIVGFDVDIVDLVAKKLNVTQDNRDTPFESILSGEAFNSNQCDLAAAGMTILPSRRKNLDFSDPYFTATQSLLVKKGAPYKSLADLKGRVLGVQQETTGEIYARKHAKGVRIKQFEDVGVLVNAVKGGTIPAAINDNGVLYDFARRNPDTQVTADFNTGEKYGIGVRKGNDALRNTINEVLKQAQADGTYERIYKKWFGTAPKK, encoded by the coding sequence GTGTCCCTACGATCCTCTCGGCTCCCTTTCCCCGCCGGCCCCACCGCGTCCATCGTGGTCGTGGCCCTGGCTGCCATCGCGCTGGCGGGCTGCTCCAGCACCAAGACCAGCGGGTCGGGCGGCAAGGGCGTGGCGCTCGTCGAGCCGGGCAAGCTCAAGAACTGTGCCCAGCTCCCCTACGAGCCCTTCGAGGTGAGCAAGGGCGGCAAGATCGTCGGGTTCGACGTGGACATCGTCGACCTGGTGGCCAAGAAGCTGAACGTCACCCAGGACAACAGGGACACCCCCTTCGAGAGCATTCTGTCCGGCGAGGCGTTCAACTCCAACCAGTGCGACCTCGCGGCGGCCGGCATGACGATCCTGCCCTCGCGCAGGAAGAACCTCGACTTCTCCGACCCGTACTTCACCGCCACCCAGTCGCTGCTGGTCAAGAAGGGCGCGCCGTACAAGTCCCTGGCCGACCTCAAGGGCAGGGTGCTGGGGGTCCAGCAGGAGACCACGGGCGAGATCTACGCCAGGAAGCACGCCAAGGGGGTGCGGATCAAGCAGTTCGAGGATGTGGGAGTGCTGGTCAACGCCGTCAAGGGCGGCACGATTCCCGCCGCCATCAACGACAACGGCGTCCTGTACGACTTCGCGAGAAGGAACCCGGACACACAGGTGACCGCCGACTTCAACACCGGGGAGAAGTACGGCATCGGGGTGCGCAAGGGCAACGACGCGCTCCGCAACACGATCAACGAGGTCCTCAAGCAGGCGCAGGCGGACGGTACGTACGAACGGATCTACAAGAAGTGGTTCGGCACCGCACCCAAGAAGTGA
- a CDS encoding YceI family protein: MAFALLHRLRDRSPHSAPAPLPRGAGALDLTVHDPVGLPMAGAEVSVRGPQGPELMRGQTDPNGIFSATLPPGDHQVLVALDGFRPERFQAPVTAGQRTAPRPLALAPAPVPPTPAPGDWRIDPDHSFVRFTARHIGLAEIHGRFNRFEGSLWIAPDMQDSRVEVTIDAASIDSGVKMRDDHLRSAEFLDVERYPYLQFTGERFVHKGGSRWQVQGVLHLHGVSRSVQLDTRYLGIGTGMGGETRTACTATTELHREDFTLDWRKMLARGIAAIGATIRIELDIQAVQR; this comes from the coding sequence ATGGCATTCGCCCTTCTGCACCGTCTTCGTGACCGCTCGCCCCACAGCGCCCCGGCTCCCCTCCCCCGCGGCGCCGGGGCGCTGGACCTGACCGTTCACGATCCCGTCGGCCTGCCGATGGCCGGGGCCGAGGTGTCGGTACGGGGGCCGCAGGGCCCGGAACTGATGCGGGGCCAGACGGACCCCAACGGCATCTTCTCCGCGACGCTGCCACCCGGTGACCACCAGGTCCTGGTCGCCCTGGACGGCTTCCGGCCGGAACGGTTCCAGGCCCCGGTCACCGCGGGGCAGCGCACCGCGCCGCGACCCCTGGCCCTGGCTCCGGCGCCCGTACCGCCGACGCCGGCCCCGGGCGACTGGCGGATCGACCCCGACCACTCCTTCGTACGCTTCACGGCACGGCACATCGGCCTGGCGGAGATCCACGGCCGGTTCAACCGCTTCGAGGGCAGTCTGTGGATCGCCCCGGACATGCAGGACTCCCGGGTCGAGGTGACCATCGACGCCGCGAGCATCGACTCGGGCGTCAAGATGCGCGACGACCATCTGCGCTCCGCCGAGTTCCTGGACGTGGAGCGCTACCCCTACCTCCAGTTCACCGGTGAGCGCTTCGTCCACAAGGGCGGCAGCCGCTGGCAGGTGCAGGGCGTGCTGCATCTGCACGGCGTCAGCCGCTCCGTCCAGCTCGACACCCGTTATCTGGGAATCGGTACGGGCATGGGCGGCGAGACGCGGACGGCCTGCACGGCCACCACCGAACTGCACCGCGAGGACTTCACCCTCGACTGGCGCAAGATGCTGGCCCGGGGCATCGCGGCCATCGGCGCTACGATCCGGATCGAGCTGGACATCCAGGCCGTCCAGCGGTGA
- the mmuM gene encoding homocysteine S-methyltransferase yields the protein MTSPTPSLADALAAGPVVLDGGLSNQLEAAGHDLSDELWSARLLAEDPGAIVEAHRAYYAAGARVAITASYQATFEGFARRGTGTREAAGLLRRSVELARRAACADGTQTARADGPLYVAASAGPYGAMLADGSEYRGRYGRTVHELERFHRPRLEVLASARPDVLALETVPDTDEARALLRAVRGLGVPAWLSYSVQGDRTRAGQPLTEAFALAADAPEVIAVGVNCCTPSDAGPAVALAARITGKPVVVYPNSGERWDARARAWRGPATFTADRVASWYAAGARLIGGCCRVGPDSISALAALLPGRP from the coding sequence ATGACCAGCCCGACGCCGTCGCTCGCCGACGCCCTGGCCGCGGGCCCGGTCGTCCTGGACGGCGGTCTGTCCAACCAGTTGGAAGCCGCCGGACACGACCTGAGTGACGAGCTGTGGTCCGCCCGGCTGCTCGCCGAGGACCCCGGGGCGATCGTCGAGGCGCACCGCGCCTACTACGCCGCGGGCGCACGGGTGGCGATCACCGCCAGCTACCAGGCGACCTTCGAGGGCTTCGCGCGGCGCGGCACCGGCACGCGGGAGGCGGCCGGGCTGCTGCGCCGCAGCGTGGAACTCGCCCGTCGGGCCGCGTGCGCCGACGGCACCCAAACGGCGCGTGCGGACGGCCCGTTGTACGTCGCGGCCTCGGCGGGACCGTACGGAGCGATGCTCGCCGACGGATCCGAGTACCGGGGCCGCTACGGCCGCACCGTCCACGAGCTGGAACGTTTCCACCGCCCCCGCCTGGAGGTGCTGGCCTCCGCACGCCCCGACGTACTGGCCTTGGAGACCGTGCCGGACACCGACGAGGCCCGTGCCCTGCTGCGGGCCGTCCGGGGCCTGGGCGTGCCCGCCTGGCTGTCCTACAGCGTCCAGGGCGACCGGACCCGCGCCGGGCAGCCGCTGACGGAGGCGTTCGCACTGGCGGCCGACGCGCCGGAGGTCATCGCGGTGGGGGTCAACTGCTGCACGCCGTCCGACGCGGGACCCGCCGTGGCACTGGCGGCCCGGATCACCGGCAAACCGGTGGTGGTCTACCCCAACAGCGGGGAGCGCTGGGACGCACGGGCCCGGGCCTGGCGCGGCCCGGCGACCTTCACCGCGGACCGGGTCGCGAGCTGGTACGCCGCGGGCGCCCGGCTCATCGGCGGCTGCTGCCGGGTGGGCCCCGATTCCATCTCCGCACTGGCGGCCCTCCTGCCCGGCCGGCCCTGA
- a CDS encoding amino acid ABC transporter permease: protein MAMSRTKRARLVRAVQYAVLAGAVATFALLADWEQIRRAFFDLEVAKQQFPDIVTVALVNTVIYTLLGFVFGLALGLVLALMRLSSVPPYRWLSVVYIEFFRGIPALLVFVTLGFGVPLAFQVSLDLYFTVMLALGLVGAAYMAETIRAGIQAVPKGQTEAARSLGMSHGRAMVSIVIPQAFRIVLPPLTNELILLTKDSSLVYLLGLTLDQYELTKFGRAALNQERSLTPILIAGLLYLVITLPLGHLVRRLEARTAKAR, encoded by the coding sequence ATGGCCATGTCCCGTACCAAGCGGGCGCGCCTCGTCCGTGCCGTCCAGTACGCGGTACTGGCCGGCGCGGTCGCCACGTTCGCCCTCCTCGCGGACTGGGAGCAGATCCGCCGGGCGTTCTTCGACCTGGAGGTGGCCAAGCAGCAGTTCCCGGACATCGTCACCGTCGCCCTGGTCAACACCGTCATCTACACCTTGCTCGGCTTCGTCTTCGGCCTCGCGCTGGGACTGGTCCTGGCCCTGATGCGGCTGTCGTCGGTGCCGCCCTACCGCTGGCTGTCGGTCGTCTACATCGAGTTCTTCCGCGGCATTCCGGCGCTCCTGGTCTTCGTCACGCTGGGTTTCGGCGTACCGCTCGCCTTCCAGGTGTCCTTGGACCTCTACTTCACCGTCATGCTCGCCCTGGGACTGGTGGGTGCCGCGTACATGGCGGAGACCATCCGGGCGGGCATCCAGGCCGTCCCCAAAGGGCAGACGGAGGCGGCGCGTTCGCTGGGCATGTCGCACGGCCGCGCCATGGTCTCCATCGTCATCCCCCAGGCGTTCAGAATCGTACTGCCGCCCTTGACCAACGAGCTGATCCTGCTGACCAAGGACTCCTCGCTGGTCTATCTGCTGGGGCTGACACTGGACCAGTACGAACTGACCAAGTTCGGCCGGGCCGCGCTCAACCAGGAACGCAGCCTGACACCGATCCTGATCGCGGGCCTGCTGTACCTGGTCATCACCCTGCCGCTGGGCCACCTGGTCCGGCGGCTGGAGGCCCGTACGGCCAAGGCGAGGTGA